In Musa acuminata AAA Group cultivar baxijiao chromosome BXJ3-9, Cavendish_Baxijiao_AAA, whole genome shotgun sequence, a single genomic region encodes these proteins:
- the LOC135649456 gene encoding uncharacterized protein LOC135649456 isoform X2, which produces MGSPVPLDSDLDSELLSALDTLGVNKNMEAMEHDLVLEVPDTPDKQATRCTVNDCSRTSGMLIDLDKELVASSDQKVAPVAKIDAHHCWRSNVCEVACDSTARDNNSHLRLRGSLANTHYRNHFLPNKGKVLDSDQEKSVKSTGLHQQISSHVSYPAQCMDLRRNSEQEASCQGKNIKNCVYTGLHGEKLSQQNSYFGRLETGSRFPLEPGDNAGNVERDKGKGKRIDISSDSQVTSEELPRQLLPSRFQRKMTQKRLVRNGVISPNNIAKSKISSKVDGLNIMKSFAGETCSLLTGVSHQDYKKESVTQSSSRLDDRPTKVVNGRIEDKKLVHNGCIAPNNIQHGNNVMEDDSVGNVLSGGNSVVQVEIVSPNPKEVWPDRKKGKENLNAGEAQNNVRRTEVESQFDRECLKSRQDVTSVAVSSDDTPEFAKAGQRALRDHKGKAPVDLSCQSASVSNSEETIGQLLDQTHENEIVMVEADHVNLLHDNPEIIFSHHESNSSMVYVTSESESESENGRCHRCLKQKPKRKCNAVRSHFGERSSLPSEGFEKSYIQSYTEASNPKSIRCHNAEWRGEILGRHLEVDKISSPRNFQENGCGHYNAIQSQVESDEILARQLQEQFYHELPGFEGTEESDASIAWSLQQEEDDRYVASSRRNRSHPRDASMAHLFVHGPRPSFRSYSQQLTNRARVSASGRVTQFRRNFNSPDMDLEMRLNFLEALEAAFENEQDMEILDDTLLVQRDITEDDYEMLLGLDEDNHQHSGASESQINILPESVIQSNGNVEACVICLEPPTVGDVIRHLPCLHKFHKECIDTWLRRKTLCPVCKSGIS; this is translated from the exons ATGGGTTCCCCCGTCCCTCTGGATTCCGATCTCGATTCCGAGCTCCTCTCTGCCCTCGATACCCTCGGCGTCAACAAG AATATGGAGGCCATGGAACATGATCTGGTATTAGAAGTCCCTGACACCCCTGATAAGCAGGCAACCAGATGCACAGTCAATGACTGCTCCAGGACCTCAGGGATGCTCATTGATCTCGACAAAGAACTAGTTGCTTCTTCAGATCAGAAAGTGGCTCCTGTGGCAAAAATAGATGCTCATCACTGTTGGAGATCTAATGTGTGTGAGGTGGCTTGCGACAGTACTGCACGAGATAATAACAGTCATCTAAGATTAAGGGGCTCTTTGGCTAACACACATTACAGGAATCATTTTCTGCCAAACAAAGGCAAAGTACTTGATTCCGATCAGGAGAAGAGTGTAAAGTCGACTGGACTCCATCAGCAAATTTCTAGTCACGTTTCTTATCCCGCTCAATGTATGGACTTGAGGAGGAATAGTGAGCAAGAAGCGTCTTGTCAGGGAAAGAATATAAAGAATTGTGTGTACACTGGATTGCATGGTGAAAAATTATCTCAGCAAAATAGTTACTTTGGAAGGTTGGAGACTGGAAGTAGATTTCCTTTGGAACCAGGCGATAATGCTGGCAATGTAGAGAGAGATAAAGGAAAAGGTAAGCGGATTGACATTAGCAGTGATTCACAAGTTACATCAGAAGAACTGCCAAGACAATTGCTGCCCAGTAGGTTTCAAAGGAAGATGACTCAGAAGAGGCTAGTACGTAATGGTGTTATTTCTCCTAATAATATTGCAAAGAGTAAAATTTCGTCCAAAGTTGATGGTCTAAACATCATGAAGTCTTTTGCTGGTGAAACATGCTCCCTGCTTACCGGTGTCAGCCATCAAGATTACAAGAAAGAAAGTGTTACACAAAGTTCATCGCGTCTAGATGATCGACCAACAAAAGTTGTTAATGGGAGAATCGAAGACAAGAAGCTAGTGCATAATGGTTGCATTGCCCCAAATAACATCCAACATGGTAACAATGTGATGGAAGATGATAGTGTTGGAAATGTTCTCTCTGGTGGGAATTCTGTAGTTCAAGTTGAAATCGTCAGTCCCAATCCGAAAGAAGTTTGGCCtgatagaaagaaaggaaaagaaaatttgaaTGCCGGTGAAGCACAAAATAATGTACGGAGAACAGAAGTTGAATCTCAGTTTGACAG GGAATGTTTAAAATCAAGGCAGGATGTAACTTCTGTTGCAGTcagcagtgatgatacacctgaaTTTGCAAAAGCAGGTCAGAGGGCCCTGAGAGATCATAAAGGAAAAGCTCCTGTAGACTTATCTTGTCAAAGTGCCAGTGTTTCCAATAGTGAAGAGACCATAGGTCAATTACTTGATCAAACACATGAAAATGAAATTGTAATGGTAGAAGCTGACCATGTGAATCTTCTTCATGACAATCCTGAGATAATATTTTCTCATCACGAATCAAATTCAAGCATGGTCTATGTGACCTCTGAATCTGAATCTGAATCAGAAAATGGGAGGTGCCATAGGTGCCTAAAGCAGAAGCCAAAAAGGAAATGTAATGCAGTTCGGTCACATTTTGGTGAAAGATCAAGCTTACCTTCAGAAGGCTTTGAAAAGTCATACATCCAATCCTATACTGAAGCTTCAAATCCAAAATCCATTAGATGCCACAATGCCGAGTGGCGTGGAGAAATTTTGGGGCGACATTTAGAAGTTGACAAGATAAGTTCCCCTAGAAATTTCCAAGAGAATGGTTGTGGTCATTATAATGCAATCCAAAGCCAAGTTGAGTCAGATGAGATATTAGCTCGTCAACTTCAGGAGCAATTTTATCATGAATTGCCAGGCTTTGAAGGCACAGAGGAG AGTGATGCAAGTATAGCTTGGTCATTGCAGCAGGAGGAGGATGACAGATATGTTGCATCTTCAAGGAGGAATCGATCTCATCCT AGGGATGCATCTATGGCGCATTTATTTGTACACGGTCCACGTCCTTCATTCCGTAGTTATTCCCAACAGTTGACAAATCGTGCTAGAGTTTCAGCATCAGGCAGAGTGACCCAATTTAGGAGAAACTTCAACAGTCCTGATATGGATCTTGAGATG AGGCTCAACTTCTTGGAAGCATTGGAAGCTGCGTTTGAGAATGAACAAGACATGGAGATTTTAGATGATACTCTTCTGGTTCAACGTGACATCACCGA AGATGACTATGAGATGCTGTTGGGCCTTGATGAAGACAACCATCAACATTCTGGCGCATCAGAGAGTCAGATCAACATCTTGCCAGAATCAGTGATCCAG AGTAATGGCAATGTAGAAGCATGTGTCATCTGCCTTGAGCCACCGACCGTTGGAGATGTCATCCGTCATCTGCCTTGCCTACATAAATTTCACAAAGAA TGCATCGACACATGGCTCAGGAGGAAGACTTTGTGTCCAGTATGCAAATCTGGTATTTCTTAA
- the LOC135649456 gene encoding uncharacterized protein LOC135649456 isoform X4 has protein sequence MGSPVPLDSDLDSELLSALDTLGVNKNMEAMEHDLVLEVPDTPDKQATRCTVNDCSRTSGMLIDLDKELVASSDQKVAPVAKIDAHHCWRSNVCEVACDSTARDNNSHLRLRGSLANTHYRNHFLPNKGKVLDSDQEKSVKSTGLHQQISSHVSYPAQCMDLRRNSEQEASCQGKNIKNCVYTGLHGEKLSQQNSYFGRLETGSRFPLEPGDNAGNVERDKGKGKRIDISSDSQVTSEELPRQLLPSRFQRKMTQKRLVRNGVISPNNIAKSKISSKVDGLNIMKSFAGETCSLLTGVSHQDYKKESVTQSSSRLDDRPTKVVNGRIEDKKLVHNGCIAPNNIQHGNNVMEDDSVGNVLSGGNSVVQVEIVSPNPKEVWPDRKKGKENLNAGEAQNNVRRTEVESQFDRECLKSRQDVTSVAVSSDDTPEFAKAGQRALRDHKGKAPVDLSCQSASVSNSEETIGQLLDQTHENEIVMVEADHVNLLHDNPEIIFSHHESNSSMVYVTSESESESENGRCHRCLKQKPKRKCNAVRSHFGERSSLPSEGFEKSYIQSYTEASNPKSIRCHNAEWRGEILGRHLEVDKISSPRNFQENGCGHYNAIQSQVESDEILARQLQEQFYHELPGFEGTEESDASIAWSLQQEEDDRYVASSRRNRSHPEPECCGHGFFPVFCYNCSCRIWYIIFHVSSNQV, from the exons ATGGGTTCCCCCGTCCCTCTGGATTCCGATCTCGATTCCGAGCTCCTCTCTGCCCTCGATACCCTCGGCGTCAACAAG AATATGGAGGCCATGGAACATGATCTGGTATTAGAAGTCCCTGACACCCCTGATAAGCAGGCAACCAGATGCACAGTCAATGACTGCTCCAGGACCTCAGGGATGCTCATTGATCTCGACAAAGAACTAGTTGCTTCTTCAGATCAGAAAGTGGCTCCTGTGGCAAAAATAGATGCTCATCACTGTTGGAGATCTAATGTGTGTGAGGTGGCTTGCGACAGTACTGCACGAGATAATAACAGTCATCTAAGATTAAGGGGCTCTTTGGCTAACACACATTACAGGAATCATTTTCTGCCAAACAAAGGCAAAGTACTTGATTCCGATCAGGAGAAGAGTGTAAAGTCGACTGGACTCCATCAGCAAATTTCTAGTCACGTTTCTTATCCCGCTCAATGTATGGACTTGAGGAGGAATAGTGAGCAAGAAGCGTCTTGTCAGGGAAAGAATATAAAGAATTGTGTGTACACTGGATTGCATGGTGAAAAATTATCTCAGCAAAATAGTTACTTTGGAAGGTTGGAGACTGGAAGTAGATTTCCTTTGGAACCAGGCGATAATGCTGGCAATGTAGAGAGAGATAAAGGAAAAGGTAAGCGGATTGACATTAGCAGTGATTCACAAGTTACATCAGAAGAACTGCCAAGACAATTGCTGCCCAGTAGGTTTCAAAGGAAGATGACTCAGAAGAGGCTAGTACGTAATGGTGTTATTTCTCCTAATAATATTGCAAAGAGTAAAATTTCGTCCAAAGTTGATGGTCTAAACATCATGAAGTCTTTTGCTGGTGAAACATGCTCCCTGCTTACCGGTGTCAGCCATCAAGATTACAAGAAAGAAAGTGTTACACAAAGTTCATCGCGTCTAGATGATCGACCAACAAAAGTTGTTAATGGGAGAATCGAAGACAAGAAGCTAGTGCATAATGGTTGCATTGCCCCAAATAACATCCAACATGGTAACAATGTGATGGAAGATGATAGTGTTGGAAATGTTCTCTCTGGTGGGAATTCTGTAGTTCAAGTTGAAATCGTCAGTCCCAATCCGAAAGAAGTTTGGCCtgatagaaagaaaggaaaagaaaatttgaaTGCCGGTGAAGCACAAAATAATGTACGGAGAACAGAAGTTGAATCTCAGTTTGACAG GGAATGTTTAAAATCAAGGCAGGATGTAACTTCTGTTGCAGTcagcagtgatgatacacctgaaTTTGCAAAAGCAGGTCAGAGGGCCCTGAGAGATCATAAAGGAAAAGCTCCTGTAGACTTATCTTGTCAAAGTGCCAGTGTTTCCAATAGTGAAGAGACCATAGGTCAATTACTTGATCAAACACATGAAAATGAAATTGTAATGGTAGAAGCTGACCATGTGAATCTTCTTCATGACAATCCTGAGATAATATTTTCTCATCACGAATCAAATTCAAGCATGGTCTATGTGACCTCTGAATCTGAATCTGAATCAGAAAATGGGAGGTGCCATAGGTGCCTAAAGCAGAAGCCAAAAAGGAAATGTAATGCAGTTCGGTCACATTTTGGTGAAAGATCAAGCTTACCTTCAGAAGGCTTTGAAAAGTCATACATCCAATCCTATACTGAAGCTTCAAATCCAAAATCCATTAGATGCCACAATGCCGAGTGGCGTGGAGAAATTTTGGGGCGACATTTAGAAGTTGACAAGATAAGTTCCCCTAGAAATTTCCAAGAGAATGGTTGTGGTCATTATAATGCAATCCAAAGCCAAGTTGAGTCAGATGAGATATTAGCTCGTCAACTTCAGGAGCAATTTTATCATGAATTGCCAGGCTTTGAAGGCACAGAGGAG AGTGATGCAAGTATAGCTTGGTCATTGCAGCAGGAGGAGGATGACAGATATGTTGCATCTTCAAGGAGGAATCGATCTCATCCT GAACCTGAATGTTGTGGGCATGGTTTCTTTCCTGTCTTTTGTTATAATTGTTCTTGTCGGATTTGGTACATCATTTTTCATGTTTCATCCAATCAAGTCTAA
- the LOC135649456 gene encoding uncharacterized protein LOC135649456 isoform X1 → MGSPVPLDSDLDSELLSALDTLGVNKNMEAMEHDLVLEVPDTPDKQATRCTVNDCSRTSGMLIDLDKELVASSDQKVAPVAKIDAHHCWRSNVCEVACDSTARDNNSHLRLRGSLANTHYRNHFLPNKGKVLDSDQEKSVKSTGLHQQISSHVSYPAQCMDLRRNSEQEASCQGKNIKNCVYTGLHGEKLSQQNSYFGRLETGSRFPLEPGDNAGNVERDKGKGKRIDISSDSQVTSEELPRQLLPSRFQRKMTQKRLVRNGVISPNNIAKSKISSKVDGLNIMKSFAGETCSLLTGVSHQDYKKESVTQSSSRLDDRPTKVVNGRIEDKKLVHNGCIAPNNIQHGNNVMEDDSVGNVLSGGNSVVQVEIVSPNPKEVWPDRKKGKENLNAGEAQNNVRRTEVESQFDRECLKSRQDVTSVAVSSDDTPEFAKAGQRALRDHKGKAPVDLSCQSASVSNSEETIGQLLDQTHENEIVMVEADHVNLLHDNPEIIFSHHESNSSMVYVTSESESESENGRCHRCLKQKPKRKCNAVRSHFGERSSLPSEGFEKSYIQSYTEASNPKSIRCHNAEWRGEILGRHLEVDKISSPRNFQENGCGHYNAIQSQVESDEILARQLQEQFYHELPGFEGTEESDASIAWSLQQEEDDRYVASSRRNRSHPRDASMAHLFVHGPRPSFRSYSQQLTNRARVSASGRVTQFRRNFNSPDMDLEMSIIAELRRNFNNGEMDLETRLNFLEALEAAFENEQDMEILDDTLLVQRDITEDDYEMLLGLDEDNHQHSGASESQINILPESVIQSNGNVEACVICLEPPTVGDVIRHLPCLHKFHKECIDTWLRRKTLCPVCKSGIS, encoded by the exons ATGGGTTCCCCCGTCCCTCTGGATTCCGATCTCGATTCCGAGCTCCTCTCTGCCCTCGATACCCTCGGCGTCAACAAG AATATGGAGGCCATGGAACATGATCTGGTATTAGAAGTCCCTGACACCCCTGATAAGCAGGCAACCAGATGCACAGTCAATGACTGCTCCAGGACCTCAGGGATGCTCATTGATCTCGACAAAGAACTAGTTGCTTCTTCAGATCAGAAAGTGGCTCCTGTGGCAAAAATAGATGCTCATCACTGTTGGAGATCTAATGTGTGTGAGGTGGCTTGCGACAGTACTGCACGAGATAATAACAGTCATCTAAGATTAAGGGGCTCTTTGGCTAACACACATTACAGGAATCATTTTCTGCCAAACAAAGGCAAAGTACTTGATTCCGATCAGGAGAAGAGTGTAAAGTCGACTGGACTCCATCAGCAAATTTCTAGTCACGTTTCTTATCCCGCTCAATGTATGGACTTGAGGAGGAATAGTGAGCAAGAAGCGTCTTGTCAGGGAAAGAATATAAAGAATTGTGTGTACACTGGATTGCATGGTGAAAAATTATCTCAGCAAAATAGTTACTTTGGAAGGTTGGAGACTGGAAGTAGATTTCCTTTGGAACCAGGCGATAATGCTGGCAATGTAGAGAGAGATAAAGGAAAAGGTAAGCGGATTGACATTAGCAGTGATTCACAAGTTACATCAGAAGAACTGCCAAGACAATTGCTGCCCAGTAGGTTTCAAAGGAAGATGACTCAGAAGAGGCTAGTACGTAATGGTGTTATTTCTCCTAATAATATTGCAAAGAGTAAAATTTCGTCCAAAGTTGATGGTCTAAACATCATGAAGTCTTTTGCTGGTGAAACATGCTCCCTGCTTACCGGTGTCAGCCATCAAGATTACAAGAAAGAAAGTGTTACACAAAGTTCATCGCGTCTAGATGATCGACCAACAAAAGTTGTTAATGGGAGAATCGAAGACAAGAAGCTAGTGCATAATGGTTGCATTGCCCCAAATAACATCCAACATGGTAACAATGTGATGGAAGATGATAGTGTTGGAAATGTTCTCTCTGGTGGGAATTCTGTAGTTCAAGTTGAAATCGTCAGTCCCAATCCGAAAGAAGTTTGGCCtgatagaaagaaaggaaaagaaaatttgaaTGCCGGTGAAGCACAAAATAATGTACGGAGAACAGAAGTTGAATCTCAGTTTGACAG GGAATGTTTAAAATCAAGGCAGGATGTAACTTCTGTTGCAGTcagcagtgatgatacacctgaaTTTGCAAAAGCAGGTCAGAGGGCCCTGAGAGATCATAAAGGAAAAGCTCCTGTAGACTTATCTTGTCAAAGTGCCAGTGTTTCCAATAGTGAAGAGACCATAGGTCAATTACTTGATCAAACACATGAAAATGAAATTGTAATGGTAGAAGCTGACCATGTGAATCTTCTTCATGACAATCCTGAGATAATATTTTCTCATCACGAATCAAATTCAAGCATGGTCTATGTGACCTCTGAATCTGAATCTGAATCAGAAAATGGGAGGTGCCATAGGTGCCTAAAGCAGAAGCCAAAAAGGAAATGTAATGCAGTTCGGTCACATTTTGGTGAAAGATCAAGCTTACCTTCAGAAGGCTTTGAAAAGTCATACATCCAATCCTATACTGAAGCTTCAAATCCAAAATCCATTAGATGCCACAATGCCGAGTGGCGTGGAGAAATTTTGGGGCGACATTTAGAAGTTGACAAGATAAGTTCCCCTAGAAATTTCCAAGAGAATGGTTGTGGTCATTATAATGCAATCCAAAGCCAAGTTGAGTCAGATGAGATATTAGCTCGTCAACTTCAGGAGCAATTTTATCATGAATTGCCAGGCTTTGAAGGCACAGAGGAG AGTGATGCAAGTATAGCTTGGTCATTGCAGCAGGAGGAGGATGACAGATATGTTGCATCTTCAAGGAGGAATCGATCTCATCCT AGGGATGCATCTATGGCGCATTTATTTGTACACGGTCCACGTCCTTCATTCCGTAGTTATTCCCAACAGTTGACAAATCGTGCTAGAGTTTCAGCATCAGGCAGAGTGACCCAATTTAGGAGAAACTTCAACAGTCCTGATATGGATCTTGAGATG TCAATAATTGCTGAACTACGGAGAAATTTCAACAATGGCGAAATGGATCTGGAGACG AGGCTCAACTTCTTGGAAGCATTGGAAGCTGCGTTTGAGAATGAACAAGACATGGAGATTTTAGATGATACTCTTCTGGTTCAACGTGACATCACCGA AGATGACTATGAGATGCTGTTGGGCCTTGATGAAGACAACCATCAACATTCTGGCGCATCAGAGAGTCAGATCAACATCTTGCCAGAATCAGTGATCCAG AGTAATGGCAATGTAGAAGCATGTGTCATCTGCCTTGAGCCACCGACCGTTGGAGATGTCATCCGTCATCTGCCTTGCCTACATAAATTTCACAAAGAA TGCATCGACACATGGCTCAGGAGGAAGACTTTGTGTCCAGTATGCAAATCTGGTATTTCTTAA
- the LOC135649456 gene encoding uncharacterized protein LOC135649456 isoform X3: MGSPVPLDSDLDSELLSALDTLGVNKNMEAMEHDLVLEVPDTPDKQATRCTVNDCSRTSGMLIDLDKELVASSDQKVAPVAKIDAHHCWRSNVCEVACDSTARDNNSHLRLRGSLANTHYRNHFLPNKGKVLDSDQEKSVKSTGLHQQISSHVSYPAQCMDLRRNSEQEASCQGKNIKNCVYTGLHGEKLSQQNSYFGRLETGSRFPLEPGDNAGNVERDKGKGKRIDISSDSQVTSEELPRQLLPSRFQRKMTQKRLVRNGVISPNNIAKSKISSKVDGLNIMKSFAGETCSLLTGVSHQDYKKESVTQSSSRLDDRPTKVVNGRIEDKKLVHNGCIAPNNIQHGNNVMEDDSVGNVLSGGNSVVQVEIVSPNPKEVWPDRKKGKENLNAGEAQNNVRRTEVESQFDRECLKSRQDVTSVAVSSDDTPEFAKAGQRALRDHKGKAPVDLSCQSASVSNSEETIGQLLDQTHENEIVMVEADHVNLLHDNPEIIFSHHESNSSMVYVTSESESESENGRCHRCLKQKPKRKCNAVRSHFGERSSLPSEGFEKSYIQSYTEASNPKSIRCHNAEWRGEILGRHLEVDKISSPRNFQENGCGHYNAIQSQVESDEILARQLQEQFYHELPGFEGTEESDASIAWSLQQEEDDRYVASSRRNRSHPVEFQCLCSGWYCNKMLDAYLLTWDGACIMLNCNLFQRSVCRPQCCDLAIR, from the exons ATGGGTTCCCCCGTCCCTCTGGATTCCGATCTCGATTCCGAGCTCCTCTCTGCCCTCGATACCCTCGGCGTCAACAAG AATATGGAGGCCATGGAACATGATCTGGTATTAGAAGTCCCTGACACCCCTGATAAGCAGGCAACCAGATGCACAGTCAATGACTGCTCCAGGACCTCAGGGATGCTCATTGATCTCGACAAAGAACTAGTTGCTTCTTCAGATCAGAAAGTGGCTCCTGTGGCAAAAATAGATGCTCATCACTGTTGGAGATCTAATGTGTGTGAGGTGGCTTGCGACAGTACTGCACGAGATAATAACAGTCATCTAAGATTAAGGGGCTCTTTGGCTAACACACATTACAGGAATCATTTTCTGCCAAACAAAGGCAAAGTACTTGATTCCGATCAGGAGAAGAGTGTAAAGTCGACTGGACTCCATCAGCAAATTTCTAGTCACGTTTCTTATCCCGCTCAATGTATGGACTTGAGGAGGAATAGTGAGCAAGAAGCGTCTTGTCAGGGAAAGAATATAAAGAATTGTGTGTACACTGGATTGCATGGTGAAAAATTATCTCAGCAAAATAGTTACTTTGGAAGGTTGGAGACTGGAAGTAGATTTCCTTTGGAACCAGGCGATAATGCTGGCAATGTAGAGAGAGATAAAGGAAAAGGTAAGCGGATTGACATTAGCAGTGATTCACAAGTTACATCAGAAGAACTGCCAAGACAATTGCTGCCCAGTAGGTTTCAAAGGAAGATGACTCAGAAGAGGCTAGTACGTAATGGTGTTATTTCTCCTAATAATATTGCAAAGAGTAAAATTTCGTCCAAAGTTGATGGTCTAAACATCATGAAGTCTTTTGCTGGTGAAACATGCTCCCTGCTTACCGGTGTCAGCCATCAAGATTACAAGAAAGAAAGTGTTACACAAAGTTCATCGCGTCTAGATGATCGACCAACAAAAGTTGTTAATGGGAGAATCGAAGACAAGAAGCTAGTGCATAATGGTTGCATTGCCCCAAATAACATCCAACATGGTAACAATGTGATGGAAGATGATAGTGTTGGAAATGTTCTCTCTGGTGGGAATTCTGTAGTTCAAGTTGAAATCGTCAGTCCCAATCCGAAAGAAGTTTGGCCtgatagaaagaaaggaaaagaaaatttgaaTGCCGGTGAAGCACAAAATAATGTACGGAGAACAGAAGTTGAATCTCAGTTTGACAG GGAATGTTTAAAATCAAGGCAGGATGTAACTTCTGTTGCAGTcagcagtgatgatacacctgaaTTTGCAAAAGCAGGTCAGAGGGCCCTGAGAGATCATAAAGGAAAAGCTCCTGTAGACTTATCTTGTCAAAGTGCCAGTGTTTCCAATAGTGAAGAGACCATAGGTCAATTACTTGATCAAACACATGAAAATGAAATTGTAATGGTAGAAGCTGACCATGTGAATCTTCTTCATGACAATCCTGAGATAATATTTTCTCATCACGAATCAAATTCAAGCATGGTCTATGTGACCTCTGAATCTGAATCTGAATCAGAAAATGGGAGGTGCCATAGGTGCCTAAAGCAGAAGCCAAAAAGGAAATGTAATGCAGTTCGGTCACATTTTGGTGAAAGATCAAGCTTACCTTCAGAAGGCTTTGAAAAGTCATACATCCAATCCTATACTGAAGCTTCAAATCCAAAATCCATTAGATGCCACAATGCCGAGTGGCGTGGAGAAATTTTGGGGCGACATTTAGAAGTTGACAAGATAAGTTCCCCTAGAAATTTCCAAGAGAATGGTTGTGGTCATTATAATGCAATCCAAAGCCAAGTTGAGTCAGATGAGATATTAGCTCGTCAACTTCAGGAGCAATTTTATCATGAATTGCCAGGCTTTGAAGGCACAGAGGAG AGTGATGCAAGTATAGCTTGGTCATTGCAGCAGGAGGAGGATGACAGATATGTTGCATCTTCAAGGAGGAATCGATCTCATCCT GTGGAGTTCCAGTGCCTATGTTCTGGCTGGTACTGCAACAAAATGCTTGATGCCTATTTATTGACATGGGATGGTGCATGTATCATGCTGAATTGCAATCTCTTTCAAAGAAGTGTATGCCGGCCACAGTGCTGTGATCTGGCGATTAGGTGA
- the LOC103998768 gene encoding probable voltage-gated potassium channel subunit beta, with translation MQYKNLGRSGLKVSQLSYGAWVTFGNQVDVKEAKILLQCCRDHGVNFFDNAEVYANGRAEEIMGQAIRELGWRRSDIVVSTKIFWGGPGPNDKGLSRKHLVEGTRASLRRLDMDYVDVVLCHRPDAATPIEETVRAMNHIIDKGWAFYWGTSEWSAQQITEACAIASRLDLVGPIVEQPEYNLLSRHKVEVEYLPLYSTYGLGLTTWSPLASGVLTGKYSKGNVPADSRFALENYKNLASRSLVNDTLRKVNGLKPIADELGVPLSQLAIAWCASNPHVSSVITGATKESQIVENMKALEVIPKLTPDILERIEAIIQSKPKRPESYR, from the exons ATGCAGTACAAGAACTTGGGGCGATCGGGGTTGAAGGTGAGCCAGCTCTCGTACGGGGCGTGGGTCACGTTCGGGAACCAGGTCGATGTCAAGGAGGCGAAGATCCTGCTGCAGTGCTGCCGCGATCACGGCGTGAACTTCTTCGACAACGCCGAGGTCTACGCCAACGGCCGAGCGGAGGAGATCATGGGCCAGGCCATCCGCGAGCTCGGTTGGCGCCGGTCCGACATCGTCGTGTCCACCAAGATCTTCTGGGGCGGCCCCGGCCCCAACGACAAGGGCCTCTCCCGGAAGCACCTCGTCGAGGGCACCCGCGCCTCCCTCCGCCGCCTCGACATGGACTACGTCGACGTCGTCTTGTGCCACCGCCCTGACGCCGCCACCCCCATCGAGGAGACCGTCCGCGCCATGAACCATATCATCGACAAGGGCTGGGCATTCTACTGGGGCACTTCCGAGTGGTCCGCCCAGCAGATCACTGAGGCCTGTGCCATCGCCTCCCGCCTCGACCTCGTCGGCCCTATCGTCGAGCAGCCCGAGTACAACCTCCTCTCTCGGCACAAG GTTGAAGTAGAATACCTTCCTCTGTACAGCACGTATGGCCTGGGTCTCACCACATGGAGTCCATTAGCATCGGGAGTGCTGACTGGGAAATACAGTAAAGGAAATGTACCTGCTGACAGTCGGTTTGCACTTGAGAATTACAAG AATCTTGCAAGCAGATCACTGGTTAACGACACACTAAGAAAAGTAAATGGACTGAAGCCAATTGCAGATGAACTAGGAGTTCCCTTATCTCAACTTGCGATTGCTTGGTGTGCATCAAATCCACATGTTTCATCAGTAATAACTGGTGCCACCAAGGAGAGTCAG ATTGTAGAGAACATGAAGGCTCTTGAGGTCATTCCCAAGCTGACACCTGACATACTTGAAAGGATAGAGGCAATCATTCAAAGCAAACCCAAGCGCCCAGAATCATACAGGTGA